The Xyrauchen texanus isolate HMW12.3.18 chromosome 25, RBS_HiC_50CHRs, whole genome shotgun sequence genome includes the window TGATGAATGTTTACATGCAATTGCAGTTTTATTCCTTATACTGCTAAAGTTACTAAGGTTCCATAAAACTTTTAttagaaatgtgtgtttttaggaAGGATGTCATTTTTgatgtaaatgtacttttgatATTTGAGAGAAATGTATGTACTTTGATACCTGAGAAGAAACAAAAGAGCTGTTGTACAATGAGGGAGATattttgatattgcattataGGTGTACtgaaatatgatttcattttattttatagtagCCTGTAGTAGTCCATTTAAACACTGAATGGTAATTGAGAGAAATGATCTGGCCTTATTTTTAGGTCAGGTTTTGGTAAAGAGTTGGAAACATCCTGTATCTGAGATCCTTTCCACGGAGTGATACAGATCCAGATGATCTCCCAGAGATTCATAGATTCCCAGTCCAGGTGGCTGGGTGGCGAGCCAACTGTGTTTGATTCTGACTTTAGACGGATTGTCAGGATCTCCTTCTTCATCCTTATGGTGGTAGGACAAACACTGACATAAACTCAAAAGGGCCCCAACGTTGGTTACTGAACTCTTGTCAACGAAGGCAAGTGGATCTGAGCTCAAAGAAATTTAAAGACAAGGGATTTATTTATGTGCGcactttattattttagtttgttatttttcataattgttttcttATATGTATGTACCAGCCATATGTAATTAATACACTTGTTACAAATTGTCATTCTGGTGTGGTATTCTTTTTATTGACATTCAATTCTCAGGCTCTTAACAATTTAGCGTCTTCTGATCCTGGTCCAACTTCACATTAATGATAACCTCTAAGACTACTTTAGACTACTACACCTATGTACATTATTACTACCTTGTAATAAGGGTTACACTATACTGTAGATCAATAGGTCAATATGACACCTATGATGCTGGTTATGATATTTTGTATGAATTCACCACTGCCCTCTGCTGACTGTAATCTGAAACTACACAGGAAGCGTTCCAAGCAAAGGTGGCACAGTACTCACTTAGATTTGTGTACTAAGAACACTTGAGCGTATGAATTGATAACCCTTTCTGTCACACTTCCACCCTTGAAAATAAAAACTAGTTCAGTTGATGAGGATGGATACATATTCAAACTGCTCAAAATGCACATGAAACTTTCATTCGAGATATATATATGATGAAACTAAAATAAGCACAGCGTGTTTActtgttatatacagtatgtgaaattTCAGTAACATAGTAAGTGACTGCTGGGTGGTCAAGCATAGTGAACTAttacagatagacaaacagacaactAGTTTATCTTGTTACAAATTTAAACTTACCAGTCAGCATGTACCTTAACCTGTATTGACTGCCTCATACTGTCCCCAAAGAAGCAAGTCCATAAATAAAGGAAATGGGGTGATAGAGGGCATTGAAAACTAGTGATAAAAAGAAAAGTTGTCTTGTGGCTCTGCCTGAGTTTGGGTGTCTTTTTTTGTCTGGAAATGTAGAAAGGTGATTATTCCAAATTGTTTAAAAGTTAATCGGAACAACGTGTTATGTctaaaaatagttcacccaaaaatgaaactctcattattcacttaccctgatgccatcccagatgtgtatgactttctttcttcagcagaacacaaatgaagatttttagaagaagatggatctctgtcaggtccttataatggaagtacatgggtgccagcacttcaACAGTCcaaaaaagtcatatttaggcagcataaaagtaattcacacgtctccagtcgatcaatgaatgtcttctgaaacaaattGATACgtatgtgtaaaaaataaaccaataattaaaatgttatcacatttttaaaagcacttcCTGCCAGCAGATGACACGAAGtgaacaaatgaacaaatgaCACCTGAAAGTTTGGCCATTTCAAACTTCATAAGAGCCCTGAATAGAAGAGCCAATTTAaagttcaaatgttttaattattgacttgtttctcacataaacctatcgattagcttcagaagatattaaagggtaactaaaccctaaaccaactttttttagttaatgatctgtaagcatggggctttattagtactggtcattgattcaagtaatttttttgacatttgtgtataaagtgttttaattctacaatatatggtgtaaaaacgtctgagtgctgccctcttcaggttgaacggtggctactgcagttgaattttcctattggctgttgcggtacttcgtgacataagcggtgacagctgacgtaagcaggttccagctcaccacgccagattcatgtacatgtcgtcttgcgaccgtgtgaggaataataataacatagagtctgacagcagctgtcaattaatccgtcactacgagtctcaggtgcactAATTTTTGGGCAAACAGTTCCTTTACGAAGGAGAGTATTGAAATAATTTATACAAAGTATGCTACATATCTGCAGAGGACATGATCATTCCTAAACATTAATATCCATAAACATGCCACTGACGAATAGTCCTTTGTCACTGTTAACCCTAATGCAGGGATGCCAGGATTTTTTTCACAGGGGGGGCCTGGCAGAGTTCCGTGATCAGTCAGGATTTATGATGGGGAACAGAGAAGCTTGAGCTTAGGTTGAGGACAGGTACATTTTAAGATTGTTCCACAGTGCATTGCTTTACCCATTGAGTAATTACTATTCTGATCAAAGCAtagcatttaaaaatgtgcatgctAACATTAACTGCGTTAGCTTGTTCTAGCAAGCACTAGCTAGTAACATTACCTCTACTTGAGGTGTTCAAATTGAGCTTTTATGGTTTGTGTTCAGTTCAGTCAAAGAATTAACTTAAAAGTTATGTGTCAAATGAATGAATTATCTTACTCAGTATTTCAAATTAAGATAATTTGACATGCATGTGTAGTGCAAAATCAAAACCTGAACGTTCTATTAACTTAAACTTGGAAgtgaattaacttttttaaaaattatgttcTGCTAACTTAGGGTTTACATTAGTAAATTcaatctaaaaaacaaacaaacaaaaaaaccttcTATAAAAAGTCATCTAATTAAAGCAATTTATTACATCTCAAAGAAACATTCGGTCctcatattatacaatattttgcacTTCAGTGTGCATGTTCCCATTCCCTTACTCAAAATGAGATATTTACAGAAACAGAATTTACTGTACTAACTACTGTCTAACAAAATTACCTTTTCTGTTTCCTTGCTATTGATAATGAGTTGCTTATATGAGTATAACATAACACATCCAAAGGAATAAAATACAATGAAAGGTTAATTTGTCATCAGTAGCATTCATTTGGAACAATGAATGCTTGGTGTATTTTTTATGTAACGTGGCATCAAAAGCAGGTCAAAGAGAGACTCTGGTCACATTCATTTGGATTCCAATCCTTCACATCTTCCTTAACTTCTGCGCTTTTTTGGTATGAGAGGTGGAGGGGTGTGACGTGGCAATGACTCTGCCAGTTTATCAGGCTTTGGGAGatgaaaacaaaaaattacatgTTAACCTGCTTAAGATTTATTGCACAGTTATGTTCTGTTGTGGCTGTATATCTTGTAAACTTAGAAAGCTGTTTGTTCTACTATAATAATAGAAGCTTGTCTTCGAacagaaaatattgtttaaaatctgTTAAGAATGACTGCAGACTTGCCTGTTGCAACTGGAAGATCCAGCTTTGATAATCCTCAGGGTAAACACAGGAGATTAGCAGAGGCTCCATCAGTTCACCTGGAAAACACATGATTACAGATCAGGATTAAGGTTACACCAGTTCAGAAAACACACTAAAGTTGTTTCAAATTGTTATGTGACTTGAATTCTGTTGGTAACTCTTTTTGGCTTTTGGGtttcaagtaatgtttttaaCATGGTGCAttgtcattttttaatttaatgcttcaGTTGTACAAAATACAGACAGGAACATTGAACCAGTCTGAGTGTGTTTATAACACAGCTATTTTGTGAAGATGAGTCATAATGATGAGTCTATGACTAGCACGCATCATTTGATTTCTGAGTCTTCACTCACAGATGCAATGTATCCAGATTTGGATTTCTTAGGGTTAATGAATTCCCAGTACATCCCAAAGCCAACAAACACTGGACAGCTGATTTGAGACAAAATACCCCCAAAAGTGATGCATTATCCATAATGCTGTTTCCTGGGTGCTCATTAAGAGTCATAGTGACTTCTCAGAGTCACAGAGCACACCAGCACAGATATGGGCATTAACAGAATCGAAACCATTAACATAGAAATGCTATTTGTGATGTAGAAATACATTTCGATGATGGCAAAACAACACTAGCCCCACATAATGACTCTGCCCCTATACAAAGGCTCAGATTCACAAGCCACTTCATTGTTAAAAGACTCCTGATCTTGTTGTTTTGGAAGCTGGATTTGGGGCTCCAGCTCTATATGCAGAACTGTGGGAAGCACTTTTGCAATTTCCCATACAACAGAATCTTTTATACAGGATTCAGCAGCGCTAGGCATATAACATTTTCTCTCACAAAATCTAGCCTAATTCTTCAGCCAGTGCTATTTGTGGTGTGTGTGGTACACCGTGAATTTAGGAAGTAGTGGATTCCCAAATTGAATTGCTTATGCTTTCAATCTTTCAATGCGGGAACttggaaattaaaggaatagttgacccaaaattgTGGAGAATGGAGAGTGATTTGAAATGGCAAGTTCAAAAAGTTCAAGGGGGGTTATGGCAAATAAGTTTTCCATagctattaaaatgtatgttctgtatgttattttgcattaagttaattattttatgttttatgacaGGTGCATTTTTGTGATAAACGATAATACACTACAGAATATGAGAGTGATACACTGGTTGAGGGAGACACATACCTTTGAGTTCAAATTTCAGTCTGCCAGGCAGTGCAGATTTTTCAAAGGCTTTAATGCTCTTCAGTGGCAGACGACCCTTTCATAGAAAATCATGATATAAAATAGTTAGTGCTGTGATGTTTCTGCAAAATGCATACATAgtactttaataattttttatttatcggTGATTGTCTTAAAAAGTAGACTCACAATCATATTGAGGTGAATGATGAGGTTATTCATGGTCATTGTCCGAAGATGTCACAAAGTGCATTTGATAAAGGAATGTTACCCACTCTTTTCTTTTAAAGGAACAGCTTGTAAAAATGCACTGTCAGCACTTTCAGTTAGTTCATAGCAGCTGAACTGACTTTTAGATCAAATGGAATTCACCATTCTTATTAATTGAGTTTTCCAAAACATTTTCTATGGCTCACTGTAGCAGACCTCTAGAGCTCATTCTTTGTCAGCAATATCAGCTTACCTCATATTTTACTCGTACGCGTTGACAGTCAACAGACAGAATGAGAAGGTCAAATGGAAAGAGCACAAGCAAGCGTTCCTGAGGTCCCTGCAAAACCCGGTCCTGTTGTTTAAAAGAAGAAACTGTTTgcacttgtggcataatattgattaccacaaaaaaaaaaaattcaactcattctctccttttcttaaaaaaagaagaaacaaaaatgtaggttacagtgaggcatttacaatgaaagtgaatggggacaatattttataattttataaaagcacttaaagtaATTCTTATGATAAAATGTGTGCATtatctgagctgtaaagttatttaaatattttttttactgtcatttaaTGGTTTTAGGGATGTGACCTGTGAGCATACGTTGCTGATGTGTACCAGTGAAAGGTATTTTGGATAGCCCATGTGCTGAATTGGCGTCCCCTCCCATTGCAAGATGGGAGACCGCAGTAAATATCTTTTAAGCTCCTCCCTTTTCCAGCTCTCATCACATGGCACCTAGAATAGTGACAAAAAATgccactctttttttttaaatatttttagtgaGGAAACTTAAGAAATACATTTGTATACACTTGCTATTAGTTCTGTTTTACTTTTTaagatttttcttcttttctttttttttttttgctgtttctcTGGGCAACTATAATCAGCGTTCACCATTTAGCAAAATGTTggagaaagttattacattttatgaGTCCTGTATAAAATCTGGAATAAAATATACCAAATATGAGAGAGTACTATGGCGGGGGCTCAGTTGCCTCAGGCATTTGTATCTCCTGTCTTCAATGTTCTCCATCCAGGCTTTTAATTCAGCAGCACTTGCACAGATGAAGATCTTTGAGTCCACCATAGTACCTAGAGAATATCATAAATCAATGTACTACTATCAAAAATATTTGGTGACTTTATGTTCAGGTTCAATTTAACCAACATGGTTTCATTTTTAGAGGGCTGAAATAGATGTATAAGATGAAGTAAGATACTCACCGCTAATCTCAAAAGTATGTGGAGAACTGAGGTTCTGTTGAGAGATCAGACGCACCTCAATGGCCGAGAGAGGAAGAATGCCCTGTCACGAGACAAACTGATATGTCAGCACGCGGAAATGAGAGCTCAGAGTGAAATTCATGCTATTAAACATTCCTTACACTCTTACCTCATAAATAAAATCATGATTAGAGCTGTCCAAAGCAAGGATTAACAGATGGAAGGAAAATAAAACCAGATATCGTTCACTCATAGCCTGTAGATAGAATTAATCATACATCCAAGTTATAGTTAACCAAAGCTTtcgacatatactgtacattatatggCCAATAGTATTtggacacccccttctaattaacagattttttttagatACACCCATTACTAATAGGTAGCTGTGCAATGTataaaacctcactcccctggcctcaagaggcacactagtgactAATGCTAGAGGTTGagcatttagcctccttgttagcgtgccCGCCTTCCATGCCGGAGACGCCAGGTCAGGTCCGGTTTCACGTGCATCCAGCAGTCTCCTCTCAATTTATGCccatgttttttaaatgaaatgtttgaGAAGTACATATGGGTGTGGTATATGGGTGTCCACTGTTCAAATATTTTTGCCCATGTAGAGTGTAATTGGGGACAGTAGTAAATGTACTATGCTGTGTCCATGTGAAGCAATATATTTTGAGAGACTTTGGTGAATTGTTACCTTTGTGTATCCACTGTGTAAATACACAGAAGATGAGTGGATAATGTCTCCATAGGTGTGTGGATCCTGCCCTTCccattctctgattggttgagtGTACAGCCTATGATGGAGCTCCTCTTTCGTCCATCCCCAAAGCACTGTCTGAGAAGCAGCATTGACATCACATACTCTACTTGTAATATTAAGATAAATGTCTAATTTGAACAACAAACACACCGGTGAAGCTTGCCAAGCAGACCTACTTTTGAATTGGGGCGCTGTTTCAGCTCCCTTGCAGAGAAAGGATCTGGGTCCTTCCATAAGACACAGATGCAGAGATGAAGATAAAGTTGACATATATTATTGTATTCAGTGTAGATATTGCAATCATCTACATTTGAGTCAATCAAACATGATACATGTTGCAGCCATTAgcatttcataaaatatttttgccaAATGCACTTCAGAACTATTGTGATAGGAGTTAGTTCAgctacatccacactaatccattttcagttTGTTAACATCAACGTTTTCTGAAGTAAAAACATAGCTATGCCATTCCCACTTCCTGTTTACTGGTTTACCTCTTTCTTAAGGTGCCCGACAGAGGGGCAGCGACTGGGACCTTCATGTGTGCCATTTTGTGTGGAATTTTGGAGCCTACTTTCAGCAAGACTCCATAGCCTGAAACAGCATATGGTCAAAATCTGTAAAATCCTCTTTTGTCCAGCACAATTCAGAATTTAATTAAATCCAATAAAATTTGCAGCGCTTTGCAATTTacatttaagccacacttaaaaatgtttgaatatccttttgcattatttaaaaaatatcaaacaaagtagCACATACACACTTTTCAggcaaaactttaaaaaaaaaataaaaaaaagtttgcatagcatcttttgtttttagattttgcATTGAAATGTACTGAATTTATTGAAAAGTTTATGAAATTTAAATACCCCTCAAACATTTTAGTTTTGGGCCACTGTTTGATCAAGTTGGCAGGAGCATTATTTCAGTCATGGTTGTTCTTTACAAAAAGCTTGTTATAAGCAGTTATTATGCATATGACTGTTCTTGCACTTTGAACTTAAgcttgcaat containing:
- the LOC127618890 gene encoding uncharacterized protein LOC127618890 isoform X2, whose product is MGCCSVTQRHTGIDEVGPDEIELMEINNAGLWSLAESRLQNSTQNGTHEGPSRCPSVGHLKKEDPDPFSARELKQRPNSKTVLWGWTKEELHHRLYTQPIREWEGQDPHTYGDIIHSSSVYLHSGYTKAMSERYLVLFSFHLLILALDSSNHDFIYEGILPLSAIEVRLISQQNLSSPHTFEISGTMVDSKIFICASAAELKAWMENIEDRRYKCLRQLSPRHSTLSYLVPCDESWKREELKRYLLRSPILQWEGTPIQHMGYPKYLSLVHISNDRVLQGPQERLLVLFPFDLLILSVDCQRVRVKYEGRLPLKSIKAFEKSALPGRLKFELKGELMEPLLISCVYPEDYQSWIFQLQQPDKLAESLPRHTPPPLIPKKRRS
- the LOC127618890 gene encoding uncharacterized protein LOC127618890 isoform X3: MGCCSVTQRHTGIDEVGPDEIELMEINNAGLWSLAESRLQNSTQNGTHEGPSRCPSVGHLKKEDPDPFSARELKQRPNSKTVLWGWTKEELHHRLYTQPIREWEGQDPHTYGDIIHSSSVYLHSGYTKAMSERYLVLFSFHLLILALDSSNHDFIYEGILPLSAIEVRLISQQNLSSPHTFEISGTMVDSKIFICASAAELKAWMENIEDRRYKCLRQLSPRHSTLSYLVPCDESWKREELKRYLLRSPILQWEGTPIQHMGYPKYLSLDRVLQGPQERLLVLFPFDLLILSVDCQRVRVKYEGRLPLKSIKAFEKSALPGRLKFELKGELMEPLLISCVYPEDYQSWIFQLQQPDKLAESLPRHTPPPLIPKKRRS
- the LOC127618890 gene encoding uncharacterized protein LOC127618890 isoform X1; the protein is MGCCSVTQRHTGIDEVGPDEIELMEINNAGLWSLAESRLQNSTQNGTHEGPSRCPSVGHLKKEDPDPFSARELKQRPNSKTVLWGWTKEELHHRLYTQPIREWEGQDPHTYGDIIHSSSVYLHSGYTKAMSERYLVLFSFHLLILALDSSNHDFIYEGILPLSAIEVRLISQQNLSSPHTFEISGTMVDSKIFICASAAELKAWMENIEDRRYKCLRQLSPRHSTLSYLVPCDESWKREELKRYLLRSPILQWEGTPIQHMGYPKYLSLVHISNVCSQDRVLQGPQERLLVLFPFDLLILSVDCQRVRVKYEGRLPLKSIKAFEKSALPGRLKFELKGELMEPLLISCVYPEDYQSWIFQLQQPDKLAESLPRHTPPPLIPKKRRS